One window of Candidatus Wallbacteria bacterium genomic DNA carries:
- a CDS encoding histidine phosphatase family protein — MRQFSPFEAIYTSPLKRAFKTAEIITEKTGLSVISDMRLKERNVGKMAGLTREEACRRSRCLKADCSRIVAPWILQRNVTGSLSRARYNRSRKTGGDNEGEVQRIFFRMPCLRHDFSVFRFLGRNR; from the coding sequence TTGCGACAGTTCTCTCCATTCGAGGCGATCTACACTTCCCCCTTGAAAAGGGCTTTTAAAACAGCTGAAATTATTACTGAGAAAACCGGATTAAGTGTAATTTCCGACATGCGCCTCAAGGAAAGAAATGTAGGAAAAATGGCAGGCTTGACCCGAGAGGAAGCCTGCCGCAGATCCCGCTGCCTGAAGGCGGATTGCAGCCGAATCGTGGCCCCGTGGATCTTGCAGCGGAATGTAACTGGAAGTCTCAGCCGGGCCAGGTACAATAGAAGCAGGAAAACCGGAGGGGATAATGAAGGCGAAGTGCAAAGGATTTTTTTCAGGATGCCTTGTCTCAGGCATGATTTTTCTGTATTCCGCTTCCTGGGCCGGAATCGCTGA
- a CDS encoding adenylate/guanylate cyclase domain-containing protein, producing the protein MSSKVLTIMFTDIKGFTARTSASTRGELTALLEKHENLLLPVVRRFEGSLVKTIGDAFLVTFESPTNAVLCGVMMQEVLRVHNSPLPLENQIAVRISIHTGEVELRDGDIYGEPVNLAARLEGITDAGEVYFTEAVFMAMNRAEVPSSEIGFHVFKGIPDQIKVFRVMQDRKSDVFIQLLERLRKIEDAGKTAPVKVRIPPKSLFIFTVLIAAGLILFRYLTTPTPENMYQSVLRCIENGNLSQSLALSGKMYNRYPQHGLTSEAVRKTVSAQLEILIRNSSFDECRKILRDCGLQFSLIKFNDQAMLFELALAKKKVEIQDYASAIAIFRQLWKNQPAGINLAETVAETLGTGTASEEIGLLRNAGKLDTMEYSSWKSLLLDSALNLCKAGKTERFELARDILYARLVSLEVPPASLQEVIDALAVADMGRVFRYGMEKVFSPVFRERQTAWQILGTAGKKEYYPEINYHFLNLISLSPVDDEEEMAALKQSASFFLDCSKKPDWDSLKEAAGIRTIPVVKALGLKYRDIQEVINCLTAAFTREIETRGQKRTAEDDKLIEYLGSDFRTAEISCPIQDWVQSKSGDLRYNAFMILKKENRLDLIDQWEFFSSSLLGIDPVDENYAYGELLKEAMHFLALNYAGNKEKVGNIYLDAYHRLEARLESIKKMLPEDPSLTQISLQLSDFLSSLKADHDLVESVRAKKSGE; encoded by the coding sequence ATGTCCTCCAAGGTACTCACCATCATGTTCACTGACATCAAGGGATTCACTGCTCGCACTTCGGCATCGACCCGCGGGGAACTGACCGCGCTGCTTGAAAAGCACGAAAATCTGCTGCTCCCTGTTGTCAGAAGATTCGAAGGCAGTCTGGTGAAAACGATCGGCGACGCTTTTCTAGTCACTTTCGAATCTCCTACAAATGCAGTGCTCTGCGGGGTCATGATGCAGGAAGTGCTGCGGGTTCACAATTCCCCGCTGCCGCTGGAAAATCAGATCGCAGTGCGGATTTCGATCCATACCGGCGAAGTGGAGCTGCGCGACGGAGATATTTATGGAGAGCCTGTGAATCTTGCAGCCAGGCTGGAAGGCATCACCGACGCAGGTGAAGTTTATTTCACTGAAGCGGTCTTCATGGCCATGAATCGGGCTGAAGTCCCATCCAGCGAGATCGGATTCCACGTCTTCAAAGGCATTCCGGACCAGATCAAAGTCTTCCGCGTGATGCAGGATAGAAAATCAGATGTGTTCATACAATTGCTGGAGCGGCTGCGGAAGATCGAGGACGCCGGAAAGACAGCGCCGGTGAAAGTTCGAATACCACCGAAGTCTCTCTTCATCTTTACCGTCCTGATCGCAGCAGGACTTATCCTGTTCCGGTATCTTACCACACCCACTCCTGAAAATATGTATCAGTCAGTGCTGCGCTGCATCGAAAACGGGAATCTTTCCCAGTCACTTGCATTGTCCGGTAAAATGTACAACCGTTACCCGCAGCACGGGCTTACCTCTGAAGCTGTCAGAAAAACGGTCAGCGCGCAGCTTGAAATTCTAATCAGGAACAGCAGTTTTGACGAATGCCGGAAAATTCTCCGAGACTGCGGTCTGCAGTTCTCCCTGATCAAATTCAACGACCAGGCTATGTTGTTTGAACTGGCACTGGCGAAAAAAAAGGTTGAAATTCAGGATTATGCATCTGCCATCGCCATTTTCCGGCAGCTCTGGAAAAATCAGCCGGCCGGCATCAATCTGGCTGAAACAGTGGCGGAGACTCTCGGCACCGGAACCGCTTCCGAAGAAATCGGGCTGCTGCGAAATGCGGGAAAACTTGACACAATGGAATATTCCTCCTGGAAAAGCCTGCTCCTCGATTCAGCCCTGAATCTATGCAAAGCCGGGAAAACAGAAAGGTTTGAACTGGCCAGAGATATCCTCTATGCCAGACTGGTGAGCCTTGAGGTTCCCCCTGCTTCGCTTCAGGAAGTGATCGATGCTCTGGCAGTAGCCGACATGGGAAGGGTTTTCAGATACGGGATGGAAAAAGTTTTTTCCCCTGTCTTTCGTGAGCGGCAAACAGCCTGGCAGATTTTAGGGACAGCGGGGAAAAAAGAATACTATCCTGAGATTAATTATCATTTTCTGAATCTGATCAGCCTTTCCCCTGTCGATGATGAAGAGGAGATGGCTGCGCTCAAACAATCCGCTTCCTTTTTCCTCGACTGCTCGAAAAAACCGGACTGGGACAGTCTGAAAGAAGCTGCAGGCATCAGGACAATTCCTGTGGTCAAAGCTCTCGGTTTGAAATACAGGGACATTCAGGAAGTGATCAACTGCCTGACAGCAGCCTTCACCAGGGAGATCGAGACCAGGGGACAGAAGCGGACAGCAGAGGACGATAAACTTATCGAATATCTGGGATCAGATTTCCGCACTGCCGAGATTTCATGCCCGATCCAGGACTGGGTTCAGTCTAAATCCGGTGATCTCAGATACAATGCCTTCATGATCCTGAAAAAGGAGAATCGGCTGGATTTGATCGACCAGTGGGAATTCTTCAGCTCATCGCTCCTAGGAATCGATCCAGTTGACGAAAATTACGCCTACGGCGAACTTCTGAAGGAAGCCATGCACTTCCTGGCACTCAACTATGCCGGAAACAAGGAAAAGGTCGGAAACATCTACCTCGACGCATACCACAGGCTGGAAGCCAGGCTGGAATCGATAAAAAAAATGCTGCCTGAAGATCCGTCGCTCACTCAGATTAGTCTTCAGTTGTCGGATTTTCTTTCCTCGCTTAAAGCTGATCATGATCTGGTGGAGTCAGTAAGAGCAAAAAAAAGCGGAGAATGA
- a CDS encoding NlpC/P60 family protein, translated as MTFQGFRYDDRKQDILYDNFEECQKQMKLYSFIPIFLMSCFFSTGEVAVRESLRPQVERAGYVSPYSVEFSYPESDLIFDILSGGRGDPVDEACIPYEEWYTQETKKHYGSWGPRARRFAPWEGLECKPAEWIRERVIAVGLRFEGYPYRHHHIPDWNPQPGIPDNRGIDCSCFTSFVYNLALGVTISSGIRQQAESKVAAKNDSGREVQIQRILKTTYQPLVQKLRTGDLLYINKGKRICHVIIWVGAIGRSPDCVPLILDSTGSGHKDCNGSFIPDGVFLRPFEEKSWYYRNLSHALRIIN; from the coding sequence ATGACATTCCAAGGCTTCAGATATGATGACAGAAAACAGGATATCCTGTATGATAACTTTGAGGAATGCCAGAAACAGATGAAACTTTATTCCTTTATCCCGATTTTCCTGATGTCCTGCTTCTTTTCCACCGGCGAGGTGGCAGTCAGGGAATCGCTCAGGCCGCAGGTCGAGAGGGCAGGATATGTTTCACCTTATTCAGTCGAGTTCAGTTATCCGGAGTCAGACCTGATCTTTGACATACTGTCCGGCGGCAGGGGAGACCCGGTGGACGAAGCCTGCATTCCTTATGAAGAATGGTACACGCAGGAAACAAAAAAGCATTACGGAAGCTGGGGTCCGAGAGCCAGGCGCTTCGCCCCTTGGGAAGGCCTGGAGTGTAAACCTGCTGAATGGATACGGGAGCGGGTGATTGCGGTCGGGCTAAGGTTCGAGGGTTATCCATACAGACATCATCACATCCCGGACTGGAACCCTCAGCCCGGGATTCCGGACAACCGGGGAATCGACTGCAGCTGCTTCACTTCGTTTGTATACAACCTGGCTCTGGGAGTGACCATCTCCAGCGGCATCAGGCAGCAGGCGGAAAGCAAAGTCGCAGCAAAGAACGATTCGGGCAGGGAAGTCCAGATTCAGCGCATCTTAAAAACAACTTATCAGCCGCTTGTCCAAAAGCTTCGTACCGGCGATCTTCTGTACATCAACAAAGGCAAAAGGATCTGCCATGTGATAATCTGGGTAGGCGCGATCGGCAGATCCCCGGACTGTGTCCCGCTGATACTGGACAGTACAGGTTCAGGCCACAAAGACTGTAACGGCAGTTTCATACCTGACGGAGTATTTCTCCGTCCTTTTGAGGAGAAATCCTGGTATTACAGGAATCTGAGCCATGCCCTGCGCATCATTAATTAG
- a CDS encoding serine hydrolase, with protein sequence MFNIKQCLVQSLKILLFSFLFCWQSIPCQADTVSEKAMYKKIFTNLDDASKIFHSTFLSAVSDKKIRELVDQFTCSLGKYQDAKGAAGSYILRFKKGTVPSKISLNEEGLVTHLTFEAAEFTNDTPAAISAGLKALPGFTSVTILKNGREKIFELNSNQPLGIGSAFKLYVLKAITQKVEKGELSWNKIVHLTDGHMSLPSGILQDWPVDTPITVRTLCNLMISLSDNTATDHLLFLAGRENVESLAPERIRPFLSTLEIFKLKWGISKGELDSYIQADLAGKRAFLDKIACLPREQVDFVNEPRMIDQIEWLTTTDELCRIIFELNGNPSISINPGLGDRKKWQYIGYKGGSEPGVLNYTHILRKGPNTPFYCISATINDPKAPVKEEEFTDLIVRLFKLLEQGKI encoded by the coding sequence ATGTTCAATATCAAGCAATGCCTGGTACAATCCCTGAAAATCCTGCTCTTCTCCTTCCTTTTCTGCTGGCAGTCCATTCCCTGCCAGGCGGACACGGTTTCGGAAAAAGCCATGTACAAGAAGATCTTCACCAATCTCGATGACGCATCTAAGATTTTTCATTCAACTTTTTTAAGTGCTGTTTCTGATAAAAAAATCCGGGAACTTGTCGATCAGTTTACCTGCAGTCTGGGAAAGTATCAGGACGCGAAAGGCGCTGCAGGCAGCTATATCTTGCGTTTCAAAAAAGGCACAGTTCCCAGCAAAATCAGCCTGAATGAAGAGGGCCTGGTCACCCATCTGACGTTTGAAGCCGCTGAATTTACCAACGACACTCCGGCCGCGATCAGCGCAGGATTGAAAGCACTTCCGGGTTTTACATCCGTGACTATCCTCAAGAACGGACGGGAAAAAATCTTCGAGCTTAACTCTAATCAGCCGCTTGGCATAGGATCTGCCTTCAAGCTGTATGTCCTGAAAGCCATAACCCAGAAAGTGGAAAAGGGCGAACTTTCCTGGAACAAAATCGTGCATTTAACAGACGGTCATATGTCACTGCCGTCAGGAATATTGCAGGACTGGCCGGTCGATACTCCTATCACAGTCCGCACATTATGCAACCTGATGATTTCTCTGAGCGACAACACTGCCACTGACCACCTGCTGTTCCTGGCAGGCAGGGAAAATGTCGAGTCCCTTGCTCCTGAGCGGATCAGGCCGTTTCTTTCCACTCTGGAAATATTCAAGCTGAAGTGGGGTATTTCGAAAGGAGAACTGGATTCTTACATTCAGGCAGACCTGGCCGGCAAGCGGGCATTCCTGGATAAAATTGCCTGTCTGCCAAGAGAGCAGGTCGATTTCGTAAATGAACCCCGGATGATCGACCAGATTGAATGGCTCACCACCACAGATGAACTCTGCAGGATTATCTTTGAATTGAACGGCAATCCTTCTATTTCCATCAACCCCGGACTGGGTGACAGGAAAAAATGGCAGTATATAGGATACAAAGGCGGCTCTGAACCAGGAGTGCTCAATTACACCCACATCCTCAGAAAGGGCCCGAACACTCCTTTCTATTGCATTTCAGCCACAATCAACGATCCCAAAGCTCCGGTCAAAGAAGAAGAGTTCACAGACCTGATCGTCAGGCTGTTTAAATTACTGGAACAGGGGAAAATATAA
- a CDS encoding PadR family transcriptional regulator: protein MNIQFKKGVLEMCVLSLLASQDCYGYELVQEISKRIEIAIGTIYPLLNRLKRENYFENYLSESGEGPPRKYYRLTPKGHEHTKNLIGEWKEFIKQVDTIIEGGNK from the coding sequence ATGAACATTCAATTCAAAAAAGGAGTGCTGGAAATGTGTGTGCTGTCCCTGCTGGCTTCGCAGGACTGCTATGGCTATGAGCTGGTGCAGGAGATTTCCAAGAGAATCGAAATCGCCATTGGCACTATTTATCCGCTGTTGAACAGGCTCAAACGGGAGAATTATTTTGAAAATTACCTGTCTGAATCCGGTGAAGGTCCTCCCCGCAAATACTACCGTCTCACTCCAAAAGGTCATGAACACACTAAAAATCTGATCGGAGAATGGAAGGAATTCATCAAGCAGGTCGACACAATCATCGAAGGAGGCAACAAATGA
- a CDS encoding DUF1700 domain-containing protein: MKKDDFIKKLSGKLCGLPESEIKEILYDYEEHFRHGLAEGKSEEEVAENLGDPSDIGRQYQANVILREARENYSLYQICRGILALTGLGVLNLFIVLPFYLTVMGLLIGSWAVSAAFPVVGVTLMLFLFFGGSHFTTINWVSGPIWFPPEGIMGFLSGFFVSLGTITTGLLLLLFMWYITRLIYKLTVDYLQINLDIIRK, translated from the coding sequence ATGAAAAAGGATGATTTTATAAAAAAACTGTCAGGCAAGCTTTGCGGATTGCCTGAGAGCGAAATAAAGGAAATACTCTATGATTATGAGGAGCATTTCAGGCACGGCCTGGCTGAAGGCAAAAGCGAAGAAGAGGTAGCTGAAAACCTGGGTGATCCTTCTGATATCGGAAGGCAGTATCAGGCAAATGTGATTCTCAGGGAAGCCAGGGAAAACTATTCACTCTATCAGATCTGCAGGGGGATTCTGGCTTTGACCGGCTTGGGAGTGCTCAATCTGTTCATAGTGCTGCCTTTTTATCTGACAGTGATGGGATTGCTGATTGGCTCCTGGGCGGTTTCCGCAGCTTTCCCTGTGGTTGGAGTTACTCTGATGCTTTTCCTGTTTTTTGGTGGCAGCCATTTCACAACCATCAACTGGGTGTCAGGGCCGATCTGGTTTCCTCCGGAAGGAATCATGGGCTTCCTGAGCGGATTTTTCGTCTCTTTGGGTACTATTACCACCGGCCTTCTGCTGCTGCTTTTCATGTGGTACATCACCAGGCTGATTTACAAACTGACAGTGGATTATCTCCAGATAAACCTTGACATAATCAGAAAATAA
- a CDS encoding DUF4097 family beta strand repeat-containing protein, translating into MKKTVIILVIVTIFSWVAGAAFTSLAAGRNSAKAAGRESSNREQRNAQTRADFEDRRLFGAETVESIDINCVSEDLTFYPSSGEIQVAFKIETVGPRKDNHPQLEISETGGKLEISIRQPEKYGNFIRNIGSYKGVLEIGLPEKKFRSISLHSVSGDVDFQLPVSVEQLSAETVSGNLDGLTFKGTEIRLSTTSGDLSLEDIETDKLAVKTVSGEINGKNLKCKSSDFETVSGDLRFDEMESERTQFHSVSGDFSCQSLIGKRHVFQTMSGDAEIDDLTGEEEFHSMSGDLSIKRRGSGSNPGQSEENESEIEKPTVETR; encoded by the coding sequence ATGAAAAAAACAGTAATTATACTTGTGATCGTCACGATTTTTTCCTGGGTGGCAGGAGCTGCTTTCACTTCTCTGGCAGCCGGCAGAAATTCAGCCAAGGCGGCCGGCAGAGAATCCTCGAACAGAGAACAAAGGAACGCACAAACCAGGGCTGACTTCGAAGACAGGCGCCTGTTCGGTGCAGAAACCGTGGAAAGCATCGACATCAATTGCGTTTCTGAAGATTTGACTTTCTATCCATCAAGCGGCGAAATCCAGGTTGCCTTCAAAATTGAAACAGTAGGTCCACGCAAAGACAATCACCCGCAGCTCGAGATATCTGAGACAGGTGGGAAGCTGGAAATTTCGATCAGACAGCCGGAAAAATATGGGAATTTCATCAGAAATATCGGAAGTTACAAAGGCGTGCTGGAGATCGGGCTGCCTGAAAAAAAATTCAGAAGCATCAGTCTCCACTCAGTATCGGGTGATGTGGATTTCCAGCTGCCGGTTTCAGTGGAGCAGCTATCAGCTGAAACAGTATCCGGGAATCTCGACGGCCTGACTTTTAAAGGCACTGAAATCCGCCTTTCCACTACTTCCGGTGACCTGTCTCTTGAAGACATTGAGACTGACAAGCTGGCGGTTAAAACCGTATCCGGAGAGATCAACGGGAAAAACCTGAAATGTAAGTCCTCTGATTTTGAGACTGTTTCCGGAGACCTGCGATTCGACGAGATGGAATCTGAAAGAACGCAATTTCACTCTGTTTCAGGCGATTTCTCCTGTCAGAGCCTGATCGGGAAAAGGCATGTTTTCCAGACCATGAGCGGAGACGCTGAAATCGATGATTTAACCGGCGAAGAGGAGTTCCATTCCATGAGCGGGGATCTGAGCATCAAGCGGCGGGGCTCTGGAAGCAATCCCGGGCAAAGCGAGGAAAATGAGTCTGAGATTGAAAAACCGACAGTAGAGACTCGCTGA
- a CDS encoding EamA family transporter produces MPGNWILFAAATAVFSAGKDVFSRIGLDSADEYLVSFTTWLFALPLLSLALCFSGIPVICPAFFPALLVSGIANTAATILYMKAMHSTDISICVPLVAFTPVFMLLTSPLILGEFPGQRGVLGIFFITAGSYFLQLEKGKTGFMAPFKALLYNRGARYMAIVAFIWSISANFDKMGILNSSPFFWSFSSCLFVILSMLPILHCHGCFGRTGKNFGSLALAGISHSLMLICQMTAVSMTLAAYVISIKRTSIVLVVLAGSLIFKEGGLKERLFGSALMLAGVMLITLF; encoded by the coding sequence ATGCCTGGAAACTGGATTTTATTCGCTGCTGCCACTGCGGTTTTTTCTGCTGGAAAGGATGTTTTCAGTAGAATTGGCCTGGATTCAGCAGATGAATACCTGGTTTCCTTCACAACCTGGCTGTTCGCGCTCCCGCTGCTTTCTCTTGCCCTTTGCTTCTCCGGCATCCCAGTGATCTGTCCCGCATTTTTCCCGGCACTGCTGGTGAGCGGAATTGCGAACACTGCAGCCACAATCCTCTATATGAAGGCCATGCACAGTACCGACATCTCGATCTGTGTGCCTCTGGTTGCTTTTACTCCTGTCTTCATGCTGCTGACTTCGCCGCTGATCCTGGGCGAATTTCCAGGCCAAAGAGGAGTTCTGGGAATATTTTTTATCACCGCAGGTTCTTATTTTCTGCAGCTGGAGAAAGGAAAAACCGGATTTATGGCTCCTTTCAAGGCTTTGCTATACAACAGGGGAGCCCGCTATATGGCAATAGTAGCCTTCATCTGGAGTATTTCCGCCAATTTCGACAAAATGGGCATTCTTAATTCTTCTCCTTTTTTTTGGTCTTTCAGTTCCTGCCTGTTTGTAATCCTGAGCATGCTCCCGATTTTGCATTGTCACGGTTGTTTCGGCAGAACCGGGAAGAATTTTGGCAGTCTGGCCCTGGCTGGTATCAGCCACAGCTTGATGCTGATCTGCCAGATGACCGCGGTTTCAATGACACTGGCGGCTTATGTGATCTCCATCAAACGCACCAGCATAGTGCTGGTGGTGCTGGCAGGGAGCCTGATCTTCAAGGAAGGCGGGTTGAAGGAAAGACTGTTCGGCTCAGCCCTGATGCTGGCCGGGGTGATGCTGATAACATTATTTTAA
- a CDS encoding 4Fe-4S binding protein has protein sequence MSEKFNMHYVAAMEEAAALISKQKCFEVMVCGCRKGKGKCSQSRMDVCLIFSSDSKGSGKDGRRVLSKAEVDELMQHAALKHLVARPFRDPKHKEVVEGICFCCADCCGYFLNREEPCDKGSLIQETDQGSCTDCGICVEFCYFGARKIKDGKLAVDFEECYGCGLCAAACPVGCVKLQKR, from the coding sequence ATGTCTGAAAAATTCAACATGCATTATGTTGCTGCAATGGAAGAAGCAGCTGCACTGATTTCCAAACAGAAATGCTTTGAAGTGATGGTCTGCGGCTGCAGGAAAGGCAAGGGGAAATGCAGTCAGTCCCGCATGGATGTCTGCCTGATCTTTTCATCTGATTCCAAAGGCTCGGGCAAGGACGGGCGCCGGGTGCTCAGCAAGGCTGAAGTGGACGAACTGATGCAGCATGCCGCTCTGAAACATCTCGTAGCCAGACCATTCCGCGATCCTAAGCACAAGGAGGTGGTCGAAGGCATCTGCTTCTGCTGTGCCGACTGCTGCGGATATTTCTTGAACAGGGAAGAACCCTGCGACAAGGGCAGCCTGATCCAGGAAACTGATCAGGGTAGCTGTACAGACTGTGGGATTTGCGTAGAATTCTGCTACTTCGGGGCGCGGAAAATCAAGGACGGAAAACTGGCGGTTGATTTCGAAGAATGCTACGGCTGCGGGTTATGCGCAGCTGCCTGTCCTGTTGGATGCGTGAAGCTGCAGAAGCGATGA
- a CDS encoding rhodanese-like domain-containing protein yields the protein MKGTMIILLALFTFSLIPLFADTVENTAMAAETNENTIKADLAVGTIGAAKTVSKDMPIDNELCPVMLGNKVKPGLNVVSDGRIINVCCEGCVKTLKEDAYPHLKNFVYEKDGVKFILKEYLKSRIDTNELTVLDVLAPEQFQIEHIKGAVNLPLDSIETLAATILPKKDAKIIVYCMGYICGSSTVAFRNLVKLGYTNVMDYKGGTSEWKQYYPELVVTEPKK from the coding sequence GTGAAAGGAACAATGATTATTCTGCTTGCTCTCTTTACGTTTTCACTGATCCCTTTGTTTGCCGATACGGTGGAGAATACTGCTATGGCTGCTGAGACGAATGAAAATACAATCAAAGCCGATCTGGCTGTTGGAACAATCGGAGCTGCCAAGACAGTCAGCAAGGACATGCCGATCGACAATGAGCTTTGCCCAGTGATGCTTGGAAACAAAGTGAAGCCCGGGCTCAATGTTGTGTCCGACGGACGCATCATCAATGTCTGCTGCGAAGGCTGCGTTAAAACGCTGAAGGAAGATGCCTATCCCCATCTCAAGAATTTCGTGTACGAGAAGGATGGCGTGAAATTCATACTCAAGGAATATCTCAAATCCAGAATCGATACCAATGAGCTGACCGTCTTGGACGTGCTCGCTCCTGAACAGTTCCAGATCGAGCATATCAAGGGAGCTGTCAATCTGCCCCTTGACAGCATAGAAACACTGGCAGCGACAATCCTGCCGAAAAAAGACGCCAAGATAATTGTCTACTGCATGGGATATATCTGCGGCTCAAGCACTGTCGCATTCAGGAATCTTGTAAAGCTCGGCTATACCAATGTAATGGACTACAAGGGCGGCACCTCGGAATGGAAGCAGTATTATCCGGAACTGGTAGTGACTGAACCTAAAAAGTAA
- a CDS encoding ribosomal RNA adenine dimethylase domain-containing protein, with product MWAFFKQFLKNCRDTGAVSPSSRELADLVTSSAELESAGTVVEFGTGTGVFTECIQRKINPGALFFALEINPYFYQKTRERCPDCCVYCDSAAHVSNYLEKHGLKECDCIVSGLPWTAFGRKLQEQLLNATVAALKPAGRFVTFSYLPFHLMPAGTRFREMLCEKFNTVERSRVVWRNFPPAFVYVCRK from the coding sequence ATGTGGGCATTTTTCAAGCAATTCCTGAAAAACTGCAGGGACACCGGAGCGGTTTCCCCATCTTCGCGGGAGCTGGCCGACCTGGTGACAAGTTCGGCCGAACTCGAAAGCGCCGGGACTGTGGTGGAATTTGGCACAGGCACTGGAGTTTTTACGGAGTGCATTCAGAGAAAAATCAATCCTGGAGCATTGTTTTTCGCACTGGAAATCAACCCCTATTTTTACCAGAAAACCCGGGAGCGCTGCCCTGACTGCTGTGTATACTGCGACTCAGCGGCGCATGTGTCGAATTATCTGGAAAAACACGGCTTGAAAGAGTGCGACTGCATTGTATCCGGCCTCCCCTGGACAGCTTTTGGACGTAAGCTCCAGGAGCAGCTTCTTAATGCCACTGTCGCTGCTTTGAAACCTGCCGGAAGATTCGTGACTTTTTCCTATCTGCCGTTTCATCTGATGCCTGCAGGTACAAGATTCAGAGAAATGCTTTGTGAGAAGTTCAATACCGTGGAAAGGAGCAGGGTGGTCTGGAGAAATTTTCCGCCAGCATTTGTTTATGTCTGTAGAAAATAA
- a CDS encoding HD domain-containing protein, translating to MSVENKIDFQSSIIRKTREFVRKRLLPDPTGHDFHHSVRVATLALKIAGEEDNPDRFIIELASLLHDIADWKFHEGDDSLGVELSKHWLIKNKVTPEVIESVIDILKNISFRGAGVENKIKSLEGRIVQDADRLDALGAIGIARTFAYGGYMGSLIYDPELKPVFHENFEQYKKSRGTSINHFHEKLLLLKDRMNTDTGRKIAAERHRFMKVFLERFLMEWECEGLE from the coding sequence ATGTCTGTAGAAAATAAAATAGATTTCCAGAGTTCGATAATCCGAAAGACCAGGGAATTCGTCAGGAAAAGACTGCTCCCTGATCCTACAGGTCATGATTTTCATCATTCGGTAAGAGTAGCCACACTTGCGCTGAAAATAGCCGGTGAAGAGGACAACCCCGACAGATTCATAATAGAGCTGGCATCGCTTCTCCACGATATTGCTGACTGGAAATTCCATGAGGGAGATGATTCTCTGGGAGTTGAACTTTCAAAGCACTGGCTGATTAAAAATAAAGTGACCCCTGAAGTAATTGAATCAGTAATAGATATTCTTAAAAACATTTCCTTCAGAGGAGCGGGTGTAGAAAACAAAATCAAGTCTCTTGAGGGCAGGATTGTCCAGGATGCCGACCGGCTGGATGCCCTTGGCGCAATCGGGATCGCCAGGACATTCGCTTACGGAGGATACATGGGCTCCCTGATCTATGATCCTGAACTGAAGCCGGTCTTTCATGAAAATTTTGAGCAGTACAAAAAAAGCAGGGGAACCTCAATCAATCATTTTCACGAAAAACTGCTGCTGCTCAAGGACAGGATGAATACAGACACTGGCCGGAAAATTGCGGCTGAACGGCATCGCTTCATGAAAGTTTTCCTGGAGAGATTTCTGATGGAGTGGGAATGTGAAGGCTTGGAGTGA